GCGGTGGGGCTGCCTCGGGGGATCGGGGAGGGGTTTGGAGCGCGCTAAGGCTCACGCGCATCAAGATCGTACGCGTGTGACGGATCTGGATCTGCAATGGCGCGTACGGCGGAAGGACTAATCCGAGAGGCCCAGGAATTGTGCGTCTAAAATGGCTGTCGCCTGCTGCGCCCTCGGCGATGCAGCCGCGTGCAGCAACCAGATGCTTCCATGAGCAGACGCGAAAGACAGCGGCGCCGTCGGCGCCACCGGCATCCTGTCAGGCGGAAGATTCTTCTCGCCTTCGTCGTCGTGTTCGGTGCGCTGGGCCTCGGCACAGTTGCCGTGATTGGCTGGGTCACGGCGGTGGCCGCGTCTGCGCCCAATCTCGACCAGCTCAAACCGCACAAGCCCGGTGCGCTGTCGGAGATCTTCGCCGCCAACGGCGAGCCTCTGGGCTACATCAACTCGACCACGCTGCGCATCCCTGTCGACGGCTCGCAGATTCCCAAGACGATTCGACGCGCCACGGTGGCGATCGAGGATCGCCGTTTCTGGCACCACGGGGCCCTCGATTACACAGGGATATTGCGCGCGGCGGTCAGGGACCTCTTCGGCAGAGGCAGTCTGCAGGGGGCCTCGACATTGACCATGCAGCTGATCGACAACCTGTATCTGAAAAACGTCGATCACACCTTGACCTACAAGATCAAGCAGGCCAAGCTCGCCCAGCAGCTCTACAACCGGCACAGCAAGAACTGGATCCTCGACAGCTACCTCAACGTCGTGCCGTACGGGACCGTGGGGGGGCAGACTGCCTACGGCATAGGAGCCGCCTCCAGGCTGTTCTTTGATAAGCCCGTCCAGAAGCTCGATCTGGCTCAGTCGGCGCTGCTCGTGGGCTTGCCACAGGCGCCCTCCGAGTACAACCCGTTCCTCTTTCCGAAGCTGGCGCGCCAGCGTCGTGCCCGCGTACTGCAGGCGATGGTGCAGTCGCACTACATCACCAGGGCTCAGGCCGCCGCGGCCAACGCAGAACCCCTACAGGCGCGCCACAGCAGTCTGTTCGGCGTAAAGCGCCTCCCCTACGTCTTCGATTACGTCGTGCAGGAGCTGCACCAACGCTTTTGCCCCAATCAGCCCGTGACCAAGGGGTGCCCTGCGGTCGACGCCGGCGGCCTCCGGGTCTACACCACGATCCAGCCGAGCGCCGAGGCGGAGGCGCAACGCGCGATCCTCGCCCACGAGGGCGGACCGGGTCAGCCCGCAGCCGCGCTCGCGTCGATCAACCCAACCAACGGTCACATCGTCGCAATCGCGAACTCCTCGACGTACGCCCACTCGAGTTTCGACTATGCCACCCAGGGCCTGCGCCAGACCGGCTCTGCCTTCAAGGTCTTCGCCCTTATGACGCTGATCCACGACTACGACGGCTCGCCGGGCAAGACCTACTACAACTCACACTTCCTGGCCCCCGGTTGGCTGCCGAGCGAGCCGACCTGGTCGGTACATACCGCCGAGGAGACCTATCAGGGCGTCATCAACATCACCAAGGCGACGATCGTCTCCGACAACACCGTCTTCGCCCAGCTCGTTGTCGACCTCGGAATGGCGAAGTTCGACC
This portion of the Chloroflexota bacterium genome encodes:
- a CDS encoding transglycosylase domain-containing protein, with the protein product MSRRERQRRRRRHRHPVRRKILLAFVVVFGALGLGTVAVIGWVTAVAASAPNLDQLKPHKPGALSEIFAANGEPLGYINSTTLRIPVDGSQIPKTIRRATVAIEDRRFWHHGALDYTGILRAAVRDLFGRGSLQGASTLTMQLIDNLYLKNVDHTLTYKIKQAKLAQQLYNRHSKNWILDSYLNVVPYGTVGGQTAYGIGAASRLFFDKPVQKLDLAQSALLVGLPQAPSEYNPFLFPKLARQRRARVLQAMVQSHYITRAQAAAANAEPLQARHSSLFGVKRLPYVFDYVVQELHQRFCPNQPVTKGCPAVDAGGLRVYTTIQPSAEAEAQRAILAHEGGPGQPAAALASINPTNGHIVAIANSSTYAHSSFDYATQGLRQTGSAFKVFALMTLIHDYDGSPGKTYYNSHFLAPGWLPSEPTWSVHTAEETYQGVINITKATIVSDNTVFAQLVVDLGMAKFDRMAHAMGITSPLNGNPAEVLGGLKYGVTPLEMADAYGTIANGGQHIAPTAIAKVVFPSGRVLNMGDEPHTRVFPYNQAYAATNVLKQVITNPAGTANATVGGFGCPAAGKTGTAENLSNAYFVGYTPRLSTAVWVGFPGGNIPMADGFGGALAAPIWTDFMTSARDGYCGDWTRPTVP